acatacgcatctccgccacactcatcttttgaatgtgacaatgtttcacaaCCAAACACTCGGACTACATTCGGtgcaatcaaaaaaaaaaatcgaagaaTCAGGCTTTTTCCATACCGAATTGTTTAAGACCGCAATATCTTAACTTGGCAAAGGGGTCAACCAGATGGAGTTTGGGTCGATCAATTCGGATTTGTAAGAGTTCGGGTTGGATTGGGCCAAGTCATGTCATTTTGGATTCGAGTAAATTACTATCAAGTTATCTACGCATAATAATCGATGtgcaacaataaacattcggATCAGGTTATATTGAAGGGGGTCAATCAGGTTCGAGTTAAGCTCAGATCTTAAATTCGGATATCTGGTCATATCAAATTTGTTAGGTCAAACAATATCCGTCTTAGACTTAAAACGAGTCAAATATAATAGActtgtcatatatatatatatgcaagtGAAAACATATTTGACCTGTTTTATCTACGACGGATATTAATATCCTAAAAGAGACTTTGTTTCATAATAcatacaacaataaataaaaagagcAAATTTGGTCAAAGATGCAACCTTTAATAACTTCACATTTTATGAGATCAACAATATAAATCACCTCATCTAACCCAAGTTTCTGCAAATTAAACAAAACCCACATCAGAAaacatcattatcattatcaacACTATAAATCACTAAATTGCTCAAATTAAAAACCCTAATTACACAAAATTATGAAGAAGAACAATTAAAAGATTATTATACCTTTGGTGCAATATTAAACTGGTAAACAAACCCAACTTTTTTGGCACTTTCTTTTCCAGCATCAGAAGCAAGATAGTCTTTCATCTGATCAAACAAAAAACCTGATTTGAGCTGCTGATTTAAGTCGCCCATTATATTTTCAACGAAATGCCTCTTAGAAGTTTTAATTTGCACTAATAATCACTAATAATCGTAACTAGGATGGTTTAATAAATTTGCGATAATTATCGAATTTTTCGTAA
This sequence is a window from Silene latifolia isolate original U9 population chromosome 8, ASM4854445v1, whole genome shotgun sequence. Protein-coding genes within it:
- the LOC141593991 gene encoding sterol carrier protein 2-like isoform X1, coding for MGDLNQQLKSGFLFDQMKDYLASDAGKESAKKVGFVYQFNIAPKKLGLDEVIYIVDLIKCEVIKVISGAYEGGKPDATFSFVDEDYLKIVIGKMNPQLAFLRGKIKMQGSITAAIKFTPDIFPKPTLP
- the LOC141593991 gene encoding sterol carrier protein 2-like isoform X2, which produces MGDLNQQLKSGFLFDQMKDYLASDAGKESAKKVGFVYQFNIAPKKLGLDEVIYIVDLIKCEVIKGDLCTHQLKGWRPGNRKRLLGVEGDQNRHG